The Streptomyces sp. NBC_00344 genome includes a window with the following:
- a CDS encoding ROK family protein, protein MDSLPAPASRPTPVRRSEITSGGRPRRASGTGSVLGAILDHGPVARSTVARLTGLSPASVTGHCGQLLGRGLIRESEEVVGPRGLGRPHVPLEIDTARYLVAGAHIAVAHSTLSLMDLRGRIVAEDRQPHRETGAPEVLGDLAERLPRLIGAHAAGRTVLALGVATGHRVDPAAGTIVEHPQLGWRDVAVREHLARATGLPVHVDNHSRALARAEQMFGDVTTRSSAVLLFIGTVVDAAFATGGTVHRGPRAGAGSVGHLPVWPGRGAGAQEPCVCGRPGCLHAEVSEPAMVRRAAEQGLLVPTFGHLLDLALAGEPRAAGIFAHRAALVGRGAALLLDIFDPDVLVVVEPGVARIPECLAVLRAEVARHSLVCDDPQRAVVPGSFTGSVLATAGGAVALGALYADPLGSWPAPRAVP, encoded by the coding sequence GTGGACAGTCTGCCTGCGCCCGCCAGCCGCCCCACCCCCGTACGCCGTTCGGAGATCACGTCCGGCGGCCGGCCCCGCCGGGCCTCGGGCACCGGATCGGTGCTCGGGGCGATCCTTGATCACGGCCCGGTCGCGCGCTCGACGGTCGCCCGGCTCACCGGGCTGTCCCCGGCGTCGGTGACCGGTCACTGCGGGCAGCTCCTCGGCCGCGGTCTGATCCGGGAGAGCGAGGAAGTGGTCGGGCCCCGGGGGCTCGGCCGCCCGCATGTCCCACTGGAGATCGACACCGCTCGCTATCTGGTGGCGGGTGCGCATATCGCGGTGGCCCACTCGACTCTGTCCCTGATGGATCTGCGCGGCCGGATCGTCGCCGAGGACCGGCAGCCGCACCGGGAGACCGGCGCGCCGGAGGTGCTCGGAGATCTCGCCGAACGCCTGCCTCGGCTGATCGGCGCACATGCCGCAGGGCGGACCGTCCTCGCACTGGGTGTCGCCACCGGACACCGGGTGGATCCGGCGGCCGGAACGATAGTGGAACACCCGCAGCTCGGCTGGCGGGACGTGGCGGTGCGCGAGCATCTCGCCCGGGCCACCGGCCTGCCGGTTCATGTGGACAACCACTCCCGGGCACTGGCCAGGGCCGAGCAGATGTTCGGCGATGTGACGACCCGGTCCAGTGCCGTACTGCTGTTCATCGGCACGGTCGTCGACGCGGCGTTCGCGACCGGGGGGACCGTTCACCGGGGGCCCCGCGCGGGAGCGGGCAGTGTGGGGCATCTGCCCGTCTGGCCAGGGCGCGGGGCCGGTGCCCAGGAACCCTGTGTCTGCGGCAGGCCCGGCTGCCTGCACGCCGAGGTGTCGGAGCCGGCCATGGTGCGCAGGGCTGCCGAACAGGGCCTGTTGGTACCGACCTTCGGACATCTGCTGGATCTGGCGCTGGCCGGCGAACCCCGTGCGGCGGGCATCTTCGCGCACCGCGCCGCGCTCGTGGGCAGGGGTGCTGCCCTGCTGCTGGACATCTTCGACCCCGATGTCCTGGTGGTGGTCGAGCCGGGCGTCGCCCGGATTCCGGAGTGTCTGGCCGTCCTGCGGGCGGAGGTCGCCCGGCACTCGCTGGTCTGCGACGATCCGCAACGGGCCGTGGTGCCGGGCAGTTTCACCGGATCCGTACTGGCCACCGCGGGCGGGGCGGTCGCCCTCGGTGCCCTGTACGCGGACCCGCTCGGATCCTGGCCCGCTCCGAGAGCTGTCCCGTAG
- a CDS encoding FUSC family protein yields MSRHARPTRQNSPAHTPRVRPLPVRTTVQLRRPVDIWHKPALSAAVALAVPDMALLALGRMDLVLYTSAGAMCALYGHGLPYAARARTLARVVAGMVASLGIALLAASSVSSPGLLVLLASLLAAVHKMACDATRIGPPGNLIVTFIAASAFFAPQHASEVPAHLALAVAGGAVAWLVGMAPSLIRPHGPETIAVARALEAAAALLRAEGTGALTGRQSTAAAVGAAWQTLFLVPATDGGRNEVRARLERLLVHAESALAAPTPDPAADPVRAARRCADLAHALRHARSSVPAIGPSPAEDREPAGRPRIPAPGRDSGVRSVLARLGPGSPLLPIGARVAAGCCLAGWASLAAGVGHPYWAVVTAASVFQANTTLSWQRAVQRFLGNVLGLALFFALLPLIHTGQPAMVLLALAFQIGAEALITRNYWLGSVCVTPMALLLTEFGNTAPARTLISDRALDTLTGAVIGLGCCLLITNRRATDRIEEALEHVTAAEAAARQLLEPRTVPDHRTGWARDRLAHSLVELREAVDIASGEWWQRALPAERVAVAEQQGHRTLSLLVRHTAAATLAA; encoded by the coding sequence GTGTCCAGACATGCCCGACCCACCCGACAGAACAGCCCGGCGCACACCCCGCGGGTCCGCCCGCTGCCGGTCAGGACCACCGTCCAGTTGCGCCGCCCCGTCGACATCTGGCACAAGCCCGCGCTGAGTGCGGCGGTGGCACTCGCGGTGCCGGACATGGCCCTCCTCGCCCTGGGCCGGATGGATCTCGTCCTCTACACATCGGCGGGTGCGATGTGCGCCCTCTACGGACACGGCCTGCCCTACGCCGCACGGGCCCGCACCCTGGCCCGGGTGGTCGCCGGCATGGTCGCGAGCCTCGGGATCGCCCTGCTGGCCGCGTCGTCGGTCTCCTCACCGGGGCTGCTTGTCCTGCTCGCCTCGCTGCTCGCCGCGGTCCACAAAATGGCCTGCGACGCCACCCGCATCGGCCCACCGGGAAACCTGATCGTCACCTTCATCGCGGCCTCCGCGTTCTTCGCACCGCAACACGCCTCTGAGGTCCCCGCCCATCTCGCCCTCGCCGTGGCCGGCGGTGCCGTCGCCTGGCTGGTCGGAATGGCGCCCTCGCTGATCAGGCCGCACGGGCCCGAGACGATCGCGGTCGCGCGGGCCCTGGAGGCCGCGGCAGCGCTCCTGCGGGCTGAAGGCACCGGCGCGCTGACCGGTCGGCAGTCCACCGCCGCCGCGGTCGGTGCCGCCTGGCAGACCCTCTTCCTGGTCCCCGCAACCGACGGGGGGCGCAACGAGGTCCGGGCGCGGCTCGAACGCCTCCTGGTCCATGCGGAATCGGCCCTCGCGGCGCCGACGCCGGACCCGGCCGCCGACCCGGTGCGCGCGGCCCGCCGCTGCGCGGATCTGGCCCATGCGCTCCGACACGCCCGCAGTTCGGTGCCTGCCATCGGACCCAGCCCCGCCGAGGACCGCGAACCCGCCGGCCGGCCGCGGATCCCGGCCCCCGGCCGAGACTCCGGTGTGCGATCCGTACTGGCCCGGCTCGGGCCGGGTTCACCTCTGCTGCCGATCGGCGCGCGGGTGGCTGCCGGGTGCTGCCTCGCGGGCTGGGCGTCACTGGCGGCCGGCGTCGGACACCCGTACTGGGCGGTGGTCACCGCGGCCTCGGTCTTCCAGGCCAACACCACCCTGTCCTGGCAGCGGGCGGTGCAGCGCTTCCTGGGCAATGTGCTGGGGCTCGCCCTCTTCTTCGCCCTGCTGCCGCTGATCCACACCGGACAGCCGGCGATGGTCCTGCTGGCGCTGGCCTTCCAGATCGGCGCCGAGGCGCTCATCACGCGCAACTACTGGCTGGGTTCGGTGTGTGTCACCCCGATGGCGCTGCTGCTCACGGAGTTCGGCAACACGGCGCCGGCCCGCACCCTGATCTCGGACCGCGCGCTGGACACGCTGACCGGTGCGGTCATCGGCCTCGGGTGCTGCCTGCTCATCACCAACCGCCGCGCCACCGACCGTATCGAGGAGGCCCTCGAACACGTCACAGCGGCAGAGGCCGCCGCACGGCAGCTGCTCGAACCGCGGACAGTCCCGGATCACAGAACCGGCTGGGCCCGCGACCGGCTCGCCCACTCCCTGGTCGAACTGCGCGAAGCCGTCGATATCGCATCAGGCGAATGGTGGCAGCGCGCACTTCCGGCCGAACGCGTCGCGGTGGCCGAGCAGCAGGGTCACCGCACCCTCTCCCTGCTGGTACGCCACACCGCGGCCGCCACGCTCGCCGCGTGA
- a CDS encoding MarR family winged helix-turn-helix transcriptional regulator, producing the protein MAEDIVAGVIRQWEEVFPGLDTGPMAVIGRLNRCSALLQQAADAPLGREGLSRPEFDVLGTLRRVDRELTPGRIARETFASGAAVTKRVRQLEERGLITRRPDDRDRRVTHLSLTDEGRTLIDRLLPDQLAYEAALLEGIDPQSREELSASLGELLVLLEGRLGSLLG; encoded by the coding sequence ATGGCCGAGGACATCGTCGCGGGGGTGATCCGGCAGTGGGAGGAGGTATTTCCGGGCCTGGACACCGGTCCGATGGCGGTGATCGGACGGCTCAATCGCTGTTCCGCACTGCTGCAGCAGGCCGCCGACGCACCGCTGGGACGCGAAGGGCTGTCGCGGCCGGAGTTCGATGTGCTGGGCACCCTGCGCAGGGTCGACCGCGAACTCACACCCGGCCGGATCGCCCGGGAGACGTTCGCCTCCGGCGCGGCGGTGACCAAGCGCGTACGGCAGCTGGAGGAACGCGGGCTCATCACCCGGCGGCCCGACGACCGGGACCGCAGAGTCACCCACCTCTCCCTCACCGACGAAGGCCGCACCCTCATCGACCGGCTGCTGCCCGACCAGCTGGCGTACGAGGCCGCCCTGCTGGAGGGTATCGATCCGCAGAGCCGGGAGGAGCTCTCCGCTTCCCTGGGCGAACTGCTTGTCCTTCTCGAAGGGCGGCTGGGCAGCCTGCTGGGCTGA
- a CDS encoding glycosyltransferase family 2 protein yields MVHLSVVVPCFNEAEVIDAFHSALIAALEPTRETFEICYVDDGSSDRTLMRLRQLAAEDCRVRFTSFSRNFGKESAMLAGLRASGGDVAVLMDADLQHPPELLPRMLEMHRHGYDQVVAQRDRSGEGALRSALSRLYYRLVRRCMDVEVVDGAGDFRLLSRRAVDCVLSLPETNRFSKGIFSWIGFDSVSFTYRNVERAAGESKWGGRRLLNYGIDGLLSFNSRPLRLAIHTGLCLFLSALGYALWIIANVMLDGVDTPGYTTLLTAIVALSGIQLATLGVIGEYVGRIYHEAKRRPHYVVSETERSGAFFPSRSALKTAGRTGPTA; encoded by the coding sequence ATGGTCCATCTTTCGGTTGTCGTACCGTGCTTCAACGAGGCCGAGGTGATAGACGCGTTTCACAGCGCCCTCATCGCGGCGCTCGAACCGACCCGGGAGACATTCGAGATCTGCTACGTCGACGACGGCAGCAGTGACCGGACGCTGATGCGCCTGCGCCAACTGGCGGCGGAGGACTGCCGGGTGCGCTTCACCTCTTTCAGCCGGAACTTCGGCAAGGAGTCCGCGATGCTCGCAGGACTGCGGGCGTCCGGGGGCGACGTGGCCGTCCTCATGGACGCCGATCTGCAGCATCCGCCCGAACTCCTGCCGCGCATGCTGGAGATGCACCGGCACGGCTACGACCAGGTGGTGGCGCAGCGTGACCGTTCCGGCGAAGGGGCCCTGCGTTCCGCGCTCAGCCGTCTCTACTACCGGCTGGTCCGCCGCTGCATGGACGTCGAGGTCGTGGACGGGGCGGGGGACTTCCGGCTGCTCTCACGCCGGGCGGTGGACTGCGTGCTGTCGCTGCCCGAGACCAATCGCTTCTCCAAGGGCATCTTCTCCTGGATCGGCTTCGACTCCGTCAGCTTCACCTACCGTAACGTCGAACGCGCGGCAGGAGAATCGAAATGGGGTGGCCGCAGACTGCTCAACTACGGTATCGACGGGCTGCTTTCCTTCAACAGCCGGCCACTGCGCCTGGCTATCCACACCGGTCTCTGTCTGTTTCTTTCAGCGCTCGGCTATGCCCTGTGGATCATCGCGAACGTGATGCTCGACGGTGTCGACACGCCCGGCTATACGACTCTGCTCACCGCGATCGTCGCCCTGAGCGGAATTCAGCTCGCGACCCTCGGTGTCATCGGGGAGTACGTGGGCCGGATCTACCACGAGGCGAAACGCCGTCCGCACTACGTGGTCAGCGAGACGGAGCGATCCGGCGCGTTCTTCCCCTCCCGCTCCGCGCTGAAGACCGCGGGCCGGACCGGGCCGACCGCATGA
- a CDS encoding GtrA family protein: MTTGTAGVPKSRTLGQFAAFAAIGIANTAVYYAVYASLNRWLPYLTAHLLGWAVSITGSFLLNSYITCRTRPTWRAFARYPLSGAVNVVGSGVLLYLAVSQLGMNEDIAAVAAGVLVTPASFLLARWAIAAGSAPALPDRVTEAAPTP, encoded by the coding sequence ATGACCACCGGCACGGCCGGTGTGCCGAAATCCCGGACGCTCGGACAGTTCGCCGCCTTCGCCGCGATCGGAATCGCCAACACCGCCGTCTACTACGCCGTCTACGCGTCACTCAATCGCTGGCTGCCGTATCTGACTGCCCATCTCCTCGGCTGGGCCGTGAGTATCACCGGCTCGTTCCTGCTGAACTCGTACATCACCTGCCGCACCCGCCCGACGTGGCGCGCTTTCGCCCGCTATCCGCTCTCGGGTGCGGTGAACGTCGTGGGCAGCGGCGTGCTGCTCTACCTGGCGGTGAGCCAGCTGGGGATGAACGAGGACATCGCCGCGGTCGCGGCCGGAGTCCTCGTCACCCCCGCGTCGTTCCTCCTGGCCCGCTGGGCCATCGCCGCCGGTTCGGCGCCCGCACTGCCCGACCGGGTCACGGAAGCCGCGCCGACTCCGTGA
- a CDS encoding DUF6056 family protein has product MAVGASSVTIPRQPDDDARTATRTGPRGPIGMVVESWAGVLSLLPIGLLALAAALGRFVRPGADEWCFLPYVRDHGISGLTGKFYFTDNGRIANGWLVGLYAKPGVAGHQWYGLVSGVLMLALLWAVTALGLRRAGVLVPRGMPLLVASMTAAVFLFASANTYKTFYWPAASVSHTLAPVLACAAAIPPLLARSRHGRIAALGAAAVAGVFLGTLSEETSVVVLVVLSALVLIAGRLFTERVRRQARSWAVATMAGVAAGVLLLVTSPGSRHRREKFGAGTSMLDPHSLAASLGQYEHILGTVLTTWQYTGAVAAGLLLGIAARGRAGQVLLPCRPLLTAGAGVLALLVSGYLCTVITYPVFGRRVVVTERTWNDYLLLFVLLLVGIGALLGRELRTRRPRAVAVLAAVICAAACVSLAAPLDALGRRMEVRAQQWDRQDHWLREQSARHPGVLPYKPLHIARMLEPFGSKPGGWPAVCVARYYHVPRITESARLP; this is encoded by the coding sequence ATGGCCGTCGGCGCATCGAGCGTCACCATCCCGCGGCAGCCGGACGACGACGCCCGGACGGCGACACGGACCGGCCCGCGCGGACCCATCGGGATGGTGGTGGAGTCCTGGGCCGGTGTGCTCTCCCTGCTGCCCATCGGGCTGCTCGCCCTGGCTGCCGCGCTGGGGAGGTTCGTGCGCCCCGGCGCCGACGAATGGTGCTTCCTGCCGTATGTACGCGACCACGGCATCTCGGGTCTCACCGGCAAGTTCTATTTCACCGACAACGGGCGTATCGCCAACGGCTGGCTCGTCGGTCTGTATGCGAAGCCGGGGGTGGCCGGCCATCAGTGGTACGGGCTGGTCAGTGGGGTGCTGATGCTGGCCCTGCTGTGGGCCGTGACGGCGCTCGGCCTGCGCCGGGCCGGGGTGCTGGTACCGCGCGGGATGCCGCTGCTCGTGGCGTCCATGACGGCTGCGGTCTTCCTCTTCGCCTCGGCGAACACCTACAAGACGTTCTACTGGCCCGCCGCCTCCGTCTCGCACACCCTCGCGCCGGTGCTCGCCTGCGCCGCGGCCATCCCGCCCCTGCTGGCACGCAGCCGCCACGGACGGATCGCCGCACTCGGCGCCGCGGCGGTCGCCGGCGTGTTCCTCGGGACGCTCTCGGAGGAGACCTCGGTCGTCGTACTGGTGGTGCTCTCGGCCCTGGTACTCATCGCGGGGCGGCTCTTCACCGAGCGGGTGCGGCGCCAGGCCCGGAGCTGGGCCGTCGCCACGATGGCGGGGGTCGCCGCCGGAGTGCTGCTGCTGGTCACATCGCCGGGCTCGCGCCATCGCCGCGAGAAGTTCGGCGCCGGGACGTCGATGCTGGACCCGCACTCGCTCGCGGCCTCGCTCGGGCAGTACGAGCACATCCTCGGCACGGTTCTCACCACCTGGCAGTACACCGGGGCGGTCGCCGCCGGGCTACTGCTCGGGATCGCCGCGCGCGGCCGGGCCGGCCAGGTCCTCCTGCCGTGCAGGCCGCTCCTGACGGCGGGCGCCGGGGTGCTCGCCCTGCTGGTTTCCGGCTATCTCTGCACGGTCATCACCTATCCGGTGTTCGGACGGCGCGTGGTGGTCACCGAGAGGACGTGGAACGACTATCTGCTGCTCTTCGTACTGCTGCTCGTCGGGATCGGAGCCCTGCTGGGAAGGGAGCTGCGCACGCGTCGCCCCAGGGCGGTGGCCGTTCTCGCGGCGGTGATCTGCGCGGCGGCCTGTGTCTCGCTGGCGGCTCCGCTGGATGCGCTGGGCAGGCGTATGGAGGTCAGGGCGCAGCAGTGGGACCGCCAGGACCACTGGCTGCGGGAGCAGTCGGCACGCCACCCTGGAGTGCTGCCGTACAAACCGCTGCACATCGCCCGGATGCTGGAGCCGTTCGGCAGCAAGCCGGGGGGCTGGCCGGCTGTGTGTGTCGCCCGCTACTACCACGTACCGAGGATCACGGAGTCGGCGCGGCTTCCGTGA
- a CDS encoding XdhC family protein: MLDIAEELDRWVGQGREFAVATVVAVGGSAPRRPGAALAVDSRGTAIGSVSGGCVEGAVYELCLQALDDGRTVVERFGYSDDDAFAVGLTCGGVIDIMVTPIRSQAPSRTVYAAALAAAAAGTAAAMVRITDGPDELMGRALLVRDDGSPEGTLGGHPELDRTAAGEARAMLDAGRTGTVTIGEDGSRCGRPLTLLVESSVPPPRMIVFGAIDFASALVRVGKLLGYQVTVCDARPVFATATRFPEADEIVVDWPHRYLASADVDSRTVLCVLTHDAKFDVPLLELALTLPVAYVGAMGSRRTHLDRNARLREAGVTELELARLRSPIGLDLGARTPEETAVSIGAEIVANRRGGTGVPLTGAHTPIHHDAGAGPAGRIGSVA, from the coding sequence ATGCTGGACATCGCCGAAGAACTCGATCGGTGGGTCGGGCAGGGACGCGAATTCGCGGTCGCCACGGTGGTGGCGGTCGGTGGCAGCGCGCCCCGCAGGCCGGGTGCCGCACTCGCCGTGGACAGCCGGGGAACGGCCATCGGCTCGGTGTCCGGCGGGTGTGTGGAGGGGGCGGTGTACGAACTCTGCCTTCAGGCGCTCGACGACGGCCGGACCGTCGTCGAGCGCTTCGGATACAGCGACGACGACGCCTTTGCCGTCGGCCTGACCTGCGGCGGAGTCATCGACATCATGGTCACCCCGATCCGTTCGCAGGCACCGTCGCGCACCGTGTACGCAGCCGCGCTGGCCGCTGCGGCGGCGGGAACGGCAGCAGCCATGGTCCGCATCACGGACGGCCCGGACGAACTGATGGGACGCGCCCTGCTGGTCCGTGACGACGGTTCGCCCGAAGGGACCCTCGGCGGCCATCCCGAGCTGGACCGCACGGCCGCGGGCGAGGCCCGCGCCATGCTCGACGCGGGCCGCACGGGCACTGTCACCATCGGCGAGGACGGCTCCCGCTGCGGCCGGCCACTCACTCTGCTGGTCGAATCGAGTGTGCCGCCGCCCCGGATGATCGTTTTCGGAGCGATCGATTTCGCCTCTGCCCTGGTCCGGGTGGGAAAGCTCCTCGGCTATCAGGTCACCGTCTGCGACGCCCGGCCGGTTTTCGCGACCGCCACCCGGTTCCCCGAAGCGGACGAGATCGTGGTCGACTGGCCGCACCGTTATCTGGCGTCGGCCGATGTCGACAGCCGGACGGTGCTGTGCGTGCTCACCCACGATGCCAAGTTCGACGTCCCGCTTCTCGAACTGGCCCTCACGCTGCCGGTCGCCTATGTGGGGGCGATGGGCTCGCGCCGTACCCATCTGGACCGTAACGCGCGACTGCGCGAGGCAGGGGTGACCGAGCTGGAACTGGCCCGGCTGCGCTCGCCCATCGGCCTGGATCTCGGTGCCCGCACCCCGGAGGAGACCGCGGTGTCGATCGGAGCGGAGATCGTCGCCAACCGGCGCGGCGGCACCGGCGTCCCGCTGACCGGGGCGCACACCCCGATCCATCACGACGCCGGGGCCGGACCGGCCGGCCGGATCGGCTCGGTCGCCTGA
- a CDS encoding NCS2 family permease yields the protein MTQQSVEPRTTAEDAGNGTRIPAGRSWLDRYFHITDRGSTVAREVRGGITTFMAMCYILLLNPLLLGGPDVAGHRLSHAGLITATALAAAVSTLLMGFLGKVPLALAAGLSVSGVLSTQVAPHMTWPQAMGMCVIYGAVIVLLVVTGLREIIMNAIPLALKHGITIGIGMFIALIGLVNAGFVGKGNPVTLGTNSQLTGWPVLIFCVTLLLIFMLQARNIPGAILIGIVVGTVLSVIVNAVTDISPKAWGGSAPELNGSAVSMPDFGLFGHVEFGGWGQIGAMTVGMIVFTLVLAGFFDAMATIIGVGTEAGLADDKGRMPGLSKALFIDGAGGMIGGVSGASGQTVFIESATGVGEGSRTGLSSVVTGLFFAGGLFFTPLAQIVPGPIAAAALVVIGAMMMQNARHVDWSDRAVAVPVFLTVALMPFTYSITAGVGAGVISFTAIKAAQGRFREVGVFMWALTVVFVVYFALSPIESWIGAK from the coding sequence ATGACCCAGCAGTCTGTGGAGCCGAGGACGACGGCCGAGGATGCAGGCAACGGAACACGCATCCCCGCCGGACGGTCCTGGCTCGACCGGTACTTTCACATAACGGACAGAGGATCCACGGTCGCGCGAGAGGTGCGCGGCGGCATCACCACCTTCATGGCGATGTGCTACATCCTCCTGCTCAATCCGCTTCTCCTCGGCGGCCCCGATGTCGCAGGGCACCGACTCAGCCACGCGGGACTGATCACCGCCACCGCCCTGGCCGCCGCCGTGTCGACCCTGCTGATGGGTTTCCTCGGCAAGGTGCCGCTGGCCCTGGCCGCCGGCCTCTCGGTCTCCGGAGTGCTGTCCACCCAGGTGGCACCCCATATGACCTGGCCGCAGGCCATGGGCATGTGTGTGATCTACGGTGCGGTGATCGTGCTGCTCGTCGTCACCGGCCTGCGCGAGATCATCATGAACGCCATCCCCCTGGCACTGAAGCACGGCATCACCATCGGCATCGGCATGTTCATCGCGCTGATCGGTCTGGTCAACGCGGGCTTCGTCGGCAAGGGCAACCCGGTCACCCTGGGTACCAACAGTCAGCTCACCGGCTGGCCGGTACTGATCTTCTGCGTCACGCTGCTGCTGATCTTCATGCTGCAGGCACGCAACATCCCCGGCGCGATCCTCATCGGCATCGTCGTCGGCACGGTTCTCTCCGTCATCGTCAACGCGGTCACCGACATCAGCCCGAAGGCCTGGGGCGGATCCGCCCCCGAGCTGAACGGCTCCGCCGTCTCCATGCCCGACTTCGGCCTCTTCGGCCATGTCGAGTTCGGCGGATGGGGCCAGATCGGCGCCATGACCGTGGGCATGATCGTCTTCACCCTCGTGCTGGCCGGCTTCTTCGACGCGATGGCCACCATCATCGGCGTCGGTACCGAAGCAGGACTCGCCGACGACAAGGGCCGGATGCCCGGCCTCTCCAAGGCGCTCTTCATCGACGGGGCGGGCGGCATGATCGGCGGCGTCTCCGGCGCCTCGGGCCAGACCGTCTTCATCGAGTCGGCGACCGGTGTGGGCGAGGGTTCGCGTACCGGTCTGTCCTCGGTCGTCACCGGTCTGTTCTTCGCCGGAGGCCTCTTCTTCACTCCGCTGGCCCAGATCGTCCCGGGGCCCATCGCGGCGGCGGCCCTGGTCGTCATCGGCGCGATGATGATGCAGAACGCCCGGCACGTGGACTGGTCGGACCGGGCGGTGGCGGTCCCGGTCTTCCTGACCGTCGCGCTGATGCCCTTCACCTACTCCATCACCGCGGGTGTCGGCGCGGGAGTCATCTCCTTCACCGCCATCAAGGCGGCACAGGGCAGATTCCGCGAGGTCGGCGTCTTCATGTGGGCGCTGACCGTGGTGTTCGTCGTGTACTTCGCGCTCAGCCCGATCGAGAGCTGGATCGGCGCCAAGTAG